From a single Paenibacillus sp. FSL R5-0345 genomic region:
- a CDS encoding MazG nucleotide pyrophosphohydrolase domain-containing protein, protein MNTSEFQQYVKKFSETKGFDTSSIEQRMLYLMTEVGELSKEVLSVSFDPGAEKKENLGFEMYDVVWNIFDLANKLDIDLDQAFKRKLEINEQRTWE, encoded by the coding sequence ATGAATACATCTGAGTTTCAACAGTATGTGAAGAAGTTCAGTGAAACCAAAGGTTTTGACACGAGCTCCATTGAGCAGAGAATGCTGTACTTAATGACTGAGGTGGGGGAATTGTCCAAAGAGGTGTTATCCGTATCCTTCGACCCCGGTGCAGAGAAGAAAGAAAACTTGGGATTTGAGATGTACGACGTGGTGTGGAATATTTTTGATCTGGCCAATAAGCTGGATATTGATTTGGATCAGGCATTTAAACGTAAGCTGGAAATTAATGAACAAAGAACATGGGAGTAG